Proteins encoded by one window of Mailhella massiliensis:
- a CDS encoding MFS transporter codes for MTEDLARQRSLMFLSLLCFALADVRDGLGPFLGVYFQQRGWAPDEIGFVMTAGGLAELFCNTPLGALADHTRFKRGLIALSVVLIVAGCGMVFWWDGALVAGSSKILQSVAAAAIMPALTGITLGMVEGASCPPRRQ; via the coding sequence ATGACGGAAGATCTTGCCAGACAGCGTTCGCTGATGTTTCTTTCCCTGCTCTGTTTTGCACTTGCGGACGTGCGCGACGGACTGGGACCTTTTCTCGGCGTGTACTTTCAGCAACGGGGCTGGGCTCCCGATGAAATAGGTTTCGTCATGACGGCCGGAGGTCTGGCGGAACTTTTCTGCAACACGCCTCTCGGCGCGCTGGCCGACCATACCCGTTTTAAACGGGGGCTGATTGCGCTGAGCGTCGTTCTTATCGTTGCAGGGTGCGGCATGGTGTTCTGGTGGGACGGCGCGCTTGTGGCGGGATCTTCCAAAATTCTTCAGAGCGTTGCGGCCGCGGCCATCATGCCCGCGCTTACCGGCATCACCCTCGGCATGGTGGAGGGGGCTTCCTGCCCGCCTCGGCGTCAATGA
- the rbr gene encoding rubrerythrin: MKSLKGTQTEKNLLTAFAGESQARNRYTYFASQAKKDGYVEMQRAFEEIANQEKEHAKRLFKFLEGGNVEITACFPAGVIGSTLDNLKAAAAGENEEHSDMYPTFARIADEEGFPAIAAVMRNIAVAEQHHEQRFLAFAAAIEAGTVFKSDKPRVWRCQNCGYVHEGLEAPESCPACAHPREYFQAL, translated from the coding sequence ATGAAATCTTTGAAGGGTACTCAGACCGAAAAGAACCTCCTCACCGCTTTCGCCGGTGAATCCCAGGCCCGCAACCGCTACACCTACTTCGCCTCTCAGGCCAAGAAGGACGGCTATGTGGAAATGCAGAGGGCTTTTGAGGAAATCGCCAACCAGGAAAAGGAACACGCCAAGCGTCTGTTCAAGTTCCTCGAAGGCGGCAATGTGGAAATCACCGCCTGCTTCCCCGCCGGTGTGATCGGGTCCACTCTGGACAACCTGAAGGCCGCCGCTGCCGGTGAAAACGAGGAACATTCCGATATGTATCCCACCTTCGCCAGAATTGCGGATGAAGAAGGCTTCCCCGCCATCGCCGCCGTGATGCGCAACATCGCCGTGGCCGAGCAGCATCACGAACAGCGCTTCCTCGCCTTTGCCGCCGCCATCGAAGCCGGCACCGTGTTCAAGTCCGACAAGCCCCGCGTGTGGCGCTGCCAGAACTGCGGCTATGTGCACGAAGGCCTTGAGGCTCCCGAATCCTGCCCGGCCTGTGCTCATCCCCGCGAATACTTTCAGGCTCTCTAA
- a CDS encoding Fur family transcriptional regulator, translated as MPKTRMTNQRRIILEELRKVDTHPTVDELYTIVKARMPHISLGTVYRNLDLLADMGEVLKIDSAGSMRRFDGRVEPHRHVRCHVCGKVADVFTDGTDEPGIGTLRVPGFRITTVRVEYDGICEECERKAADMADEMQAANQRRAC; from the coding sequence ATGCCCAAGACAAGGATGACGAACCAGCGCCGGATCATTCTTGAGGAGTTGCGCAAGGTGGACACTCATCCTACCGTTGATGAGCTTTACACCATCGTCAAGGCCCGTATGCCGCACATCAGCCTGGGGACGGTATATCGCAACCTCGATCTTCTGGCTGACATGGGTGAAGTTTTGAAGATTGATTCCGCCGGAAGTATGCGGCGTTTCGACGGAAGAGTGGAACCGCACCGCCATGTGCGCTGCCATGTGTGCGGAAAAGTGGCCGACGTGTTTACCGACGGTACGGATGAACCGGGCATAGGGACGCTTCGTGTCCCCGGATTTCGGATCACCACCGTGCGGGTGGAATACGACGGTATTTGTGAAGAATGTGAGCGTAAGGCCGCCGACATGGCGGACGAGATGCAGGCGGCGAACCAGAGGCGCGCCTGCTGA
- a CDS encoding hydrogenase small subunit, whose protein sequence is MNKGRQGALRPLSRRGFLRSSLRAAALYGVTRALDPGVARALAETLTAVRPPVFWLQGMGCTGCSVSLLNSLHPTIADVLLHVIRMDFHPTLMAEEGEGAMHFMLRTAEEHAGSYLLVVEGAVSEKEGGRYCVIGEAGHEEFPLSATLEKLAPHAAAVLAVGGCASYGGVSAARGCITGASGVGDFFSKKGIRTPVINIPGCPPHPDWMVGTLLLFLAAAEEKGIAGGAAEMAAGLDAWGRPLAFYGNSTHEQCPYLYLFDEGRMAKSLADKAGCRYGIGCRGPGAWCDSPLRRWNGRVNWCVENALCIGCVQPDFPDGQSPFYQKNLW, encoded by the coding sequence ATGAACAAGGGCAGACAGGGCGCGTTGCGCCCGCTTTCGCGGCGAGGATTTCTGCGCTCTTCCCTCAGGGCTGCGGCACTTTACGGCGTAACGCGCGCTCTCGATCCGGGTGTTGCCCGGGCGCTTGCCGAAACGCTGACCGCCGTGAGGCCCCCGGTGTTCTGGCTGCAGGGCATGGGCTGCACGGGCTGTTCCGTTTCGCTCCTGAACAGTCTTCATCCCACCATTGCCGACGTGCTTCTGCATGTCATCCGCATGGATTTTCACCCCACGCTCATGGCGGAAGAAGGGGAAGGAGCCATGCACTTCATGCTGCGTACAGCAGAGGAACATGCCGGGAGCTATCTGCTGGTGGTGGAAGGCGCGGTATCCGAAAAGGAAGGAGGACGGTACTGCGTCATCGGTGAGGCGGGGCACGAGGAGTTCCCCCTTTCCGCCACGCTGGAAAAGCTGGCCCCGCACGCGGCCGCCGTGCTCGCCGTGGGAGGCTGCGCGTCCTACGGCGGCGTGAGCGCAGCCCGCGGCTGCATAACCGGAGCTTCCGGCGTGGGCGATTTTTTCAGTAAAAAAGGAATCAGGACGCCCGTCATCAATATTCCCGGCTGCCCTCCCCACCCCGACTGGATGGTGGGAACGCTGCTTCTTTTTCTGGCTGCCGCAGAGGAAAAAGGGATTGCCGGAGGGGCGGCGGAAATGGCCGCAGGACTGGACGCCTGGGGCAGGCCTCTTGCCTTTTACGGAAACAGCACCCATGAACAATGCCCCTATCTCTATCTGTTTGATGAAGGCCGCATGGCCAAAAGTCTCGCTGACAAGGCAGGCTGCCGCTACGGCATCGGCTGCAGGGGACCGGGAGCCTGGTGCGATTCTCCCCTGCGCCGCTGGAACGGCCGTGTGAACTGGTGCGTGGAAAACGCCCTGTGCATAGGCTGCGTGCAGCCGGACTTTCCCGACGGGCAGTCGCCCTTCTATCAGAAAAACCTCTGGTAG
- a CDS encoding nickel-dependent hydrogenase large subunit has translation MAVSLAIDPITRIEGHLKAKLDIDGGLVRDAWLTGGMFRGFETILMGRVPADAPQIVQRICGVCPVSHALASCMALEDAFHIACPREGVLLRNLMQAANYLQSHLLSFYQLSSQDFFQGPDEPPFFPRRKKADLRLGEAATAMMLEQYLESLDIRALCHEMAAVFGGRMPHVHGIVPGGASSAVTTENIEAFRSRLKTVRAFIEKRYVPLLYLLAERYADLGKTGKGWATALCMGAFPQPDAGSPALRAGVWAGGREYAFEPDKVMENVRYSWFSAQSGGSPFNAPPPSVELDKPGAYSFSKAARYNGMPMEVGPHARLWINNGELSPMGRELAPKYLGIRAVRFRDLGENFVFSIMGRHLARAEETWFVAEAMERWLNALTPGPSPLVPLPDMQNGEGYSLTEAPRGSLMHCLKVENGRLSFYQILPATLWNASPRDDAGLRGPMEEALVGLPVPDDQNPVNAGRLVRAFDP, from the coding sequence ATGGCCGTTTCTCTTGCCATCGATCCCATTACCCGTATTGAAGGGCACCTCAAGGCGAAACTGGACATCGACGGAGGGCTTGTGCGCGACGCATGGCTTACCGGGGGCATGTTCCGCGGCTTTGAAACCATACTCATGGGGCGCGTGCCTGCGGACGCCCCGCAGATCGTGCAGCGCATCTGCGGCGTATGCCCGGTTTCCCACGCCCTCGCTTCCTGCATGGCGCTGGAAGACGCCTTCCATATCGCCTGCCCGCGCGAAGGCGTACTTTTAAGAAATCTCATGCAGGCCGCAAACTACCTTCAATCACATCTGCTGAGCTTTTATCAGCTTTCCAGTCAGGATTTTTTTCAGGGACCGGACGAGCCGCCGTTTTTCCCCCGCCGGAAAAAAGCGGACCTTCGCCTCGGCGAAGCGGCCACGGCCATGATGCTCGAACAGTATCTGGAATCTCTCGACATCCGCGCCCTGTGTCATGAAATGGCGGCCGTTTTCGGCGGCAGAATGCCCCATGTGCACGGTATCGTGCCGGGCGGAGCCTCCTCCGCCGTCACCACGGAAAACATCGAAGCCTTCCGCTCCCGGCTGAAAACGGTGCGTGCCTTCATCGAAAAACGCTATGTCCCCCTGCTCTACCTGCTTGCGGAACGCTATGCCGACCTTGGTAAAACGGGCAAAGGATGGGCCACGGCGTTGTGCATGGGGGCTTTCCCCCAGCCCGATGCGGGAAGCCCCGCCCTGCGCGCGGGCGTATGGGCCGGCGGCAGGGAATACGCCTTCGAGCCGGACAAGGTTATGGAAAACGTACGTTACTCATGGTTTTCCGCACAGTCCGGCGGCAGTCCCTTCAACGCGCCGCCCCCCTCCGTCGAGCTGGACAAACCCGGAGCCTACAGCTTTTCCAAGGCTGCGCGCTACAACGGTATGCCCATGGAAGTAGGCCCCCATGCGCGGCTGTGGATCAACAACGGGGAACTTTCCCCCATGGGAAGGGAACTGGCCCCGAAGTATCTCGGCATACGCGCCGTGCGCTTCCGTGATCTCGGAGAAAACTTCGTCTTCTCCATCATGGGGCGTCATCTGGCCCGGGCCGAGGAAACCTGGTTCGTGGCCGAAGCCATGGAACGCTGGCTGAATGCCCTCACGCCGGGGCCCAGTCCCCTTGTTCCCCTGCCCGACATGCAGAACGGGGAAGGATACAGCCTTACCGAAGCTCCGCGCGGTTCGCTCATGCACTGCCTCAAAGTGGAAAACGGCCGTCTGAGTTTCTACCAGATACTGCCCGCCACCTTGTGGAACGCCTCTCCCCGCGACGATGCGGGGCTGCGCGGCCCCATGGAGGAAGCGCTGGTGGGGCTGCCCGTTCCCGACGACCAGAATCCGGTGAATGCCGGAAGACTGGTACGCGCCTTCGATCCGTGA
- a CDS encoding multidrug effflux MFS transporter, which translates to MSVSPFKSTGARLFMAAILGFLAAMGPLCTDLYLPALPNMAAELSSSASQMQLSITACLLGLSLGQIVLGPLSDARGRRLPLLFSLGVFIAASFFCSRASSVGELVALRFLQGLAGSGGVVLSRAIACDLFRGTELTKFFSLLMLINGVAPIFGPVIGGQIMNFFDWPAIFLFLSLCGAAQFSLVFFGCRETLPREKRVQGGMLQSIRAMFRLFGNRVFLAYMLIQGFVMAGFFGYISASPFVLQNLYGLSAQQYALCFGCNGFGIMIFAQITGRLCAAYGDRTLLCAGACLSLVAAVCIAVVAVLHLPVAFMTGALFVFVSCIGITTTTSFSLAIASQQGGAGSASGLLGVTSFVFGALSSPLVGLGGSSSAVPMAVVAVVSGLCVLFFFRMALKNGRRG; encoded by the coding sequence ATGTCTGTTTCACCCTTTAAAAGCACCGGGGCCCGCCTCTTCATGGCGGCGATTCTCGGTTTCCTCGCCGCCATGGGCCCCCTTTGTACGGATCTGTACCTGCCCGCACTGCCCAACATGGCGGCGGAACTTTCCAGCAGCGCTTCGCAGATGCAGCTCAGCATCACCGCCTGCCTGCTGGGGCTTTCCCTCGGGCAGATCGTGCTCGGACCTCTGAGCGATGCCCGGGGCCGCAGACTTCCGCTGCTTTTCTCCCTCGGCGTGTTCATCGCAGCTTCCTTTTTCTGTTCACGCGCCTCAAGCGTGGGGGAACTCGTTGCTCTGAGGTTCCTTCAGGGACTTGCGGGGAGCGGGGGCGTCGTGCTTTCGCGCGCCATAGCCTGCGACCTGTTCCGGGGGACGGAATTGACGAAGTTCTTTTCCCTGCTCATGCTCATCAACGGCGTGGCCCCCATTTTCGGCCCCGTCATCGGCGGGCAGATCATGAACTTTTTTGACTGGCCCGCCATTTTTCTTTTCCTCTCGCTCTGCGGGGCGGCGCAGTTTTCCCTGGTCTTTTTCGGCTGTCGTGAAACTCTGCCCCGGGAAAAGCGCGTACAGGGCGGTATGCTGCAGTCCATCCGGGCCATGTTCCGCCTTTTCGGCAACCGTGTCTTCCTTGCCTACATGCTGATACAGGGCTTCGTCATGGCGGGCTTTTTCGGGTATATTTCCGCCTCGCCCTTCGTGCTGCAGAATCTCTATGGCCTTTCGGCGCAGCAGTATGCCCTGTGCTTCGGCTGCAACGGGTTCGGCATCATGATTTTCGCCCAGATCACGGGGCGGCTCTGCGCCGCCTACGGCGACAGAACGCTGCTTTGTGCGGGGGCCTGCCTTTCCCTCGTCGCTGCCGTGTGCATTGCCGTGGTCGCGGTGCTGCACCTGCCCGTAGCTTTCATGACAGGAGCGCTTTTCGTGTTCGTGTCGTGCATAGGCATTACCACAACCACCAGTTTTTCCCTGGCCATCGCTTCGCAGCAGGGCGGAGCGGGCAGCGCTTCCGGGCTGCTGGGGGTGACGTCCTTCGTCTTCGGGGCGCTTTCCTCCCCGCTGGTGGGACTGGGCGGTTCCAGCAGCGCCGTGCCCATGGCCGTGGTGGCGGTTGTTTCCGGCTTGTGCGTGCTCTTTTTCTTCCGCATGGCGCTGAAAAACGGAAGAAGAGGCTGA
- a CDS encoding DegQ family serine endoprotease, with amino-acid sequence MNGILKKTALAVTGFVFLASSASAAPVLPDFVPLAKNAGPAVVNISTEREVESPVMDMFNFPGMERFFEQFGGPFGNMRPGQPAPKRKSSALGSGFIISADGYIVTNNHVVEGADKVTVKLNGDKSAGLPAKIVGTDEETDLALLKVESSEKLPVLKFGDSDAMEVGDWVVAIGNPFGLSNTVTAGILSAKGRDIHSGPFDNFLQTDASINPGNSGGPLINMEGEVIGINTAISANGQGIGFAIPSNLASKVINDLREGKKVSRGWLGVTIQDLDENMAKALGLKKVGGALIGSVLPDEPADKAGLRAGDVIIRVGDRDIDSASALTRSVANLKPDTKVDVVALRDGKEVKVTVKLGERASHSTVAKDSGQSEGTELGVSVQPLTPDDARALQLSGDVKGLLVVDVKNGSAAAEGGLRPGDVILSANLKPVTRVDELSSIVRKEGKERGAVMLQINRRGDSFFVTVTLDKK; translated from the coding sequence ATGAACGGCATCCTTAAAAAAACGGCCCTCGCCGTTACCGGTTTTGTTTTTCTGGCTTCGTCCGCCTCGGCGGCGCCCGTACTCCCCGATTTCGTGCCCCTGGCCAAGAATGCAGGCCCCGCGGTGGTGAACATCAGTACCGAGCGCGAAGTGGAAAGCCCCGTGATGGACATGTTCAATTTCCCCGGCATGGAACGCTTCTTTGAGCAGTTCGGCGGCCCCTTCGGCAATATGCGCCCCGGCCAGCCCGCCCCCAAGCGCAAGAGCAGCGCCCTCGGTTCCGGCTTCATCATTTCCGCCGACGGCTACATCGTCACCAACAACCATGTGGTGGAAGGCGCCGATAAGGTGACCGTGAAGCTCAACGGCGACAAGTCCGCCGGGCTCCCCGCGAAGATCGTGGGTACCGATGAGGAAACCGACCTTGCGCTGCTCAAGGTGGAAAGCTCCGAAAAGCTTCCCGTCCTGAAGTTCGGCGATTCCGACGCCATGGAAGTGGGCGACTGGGTTGTGGCCATCGGCAACCCCTTCGGCCTGAGCAACACCGTGACGGCCGGTATTCTGAGCGCCAAGGGCCGCGATATTCATTCCGGTCCCTTCGACAACTTCCTGCAGACCGATGCCTCCATCAACCCCGGCAACAGCGGCGGCCCGCTCATCAATATGGAAGGTGAGGTCATCGGCATCAATACGGCCATTTCCGCCAACGGTCAGGGCATAGGCTTCGCCATTCCGAGCAACCTTGCCTCCAAGGTCATCAACGATCTGCGCGAAGGCAAGAAGGTAAGCCGCGGCTGGCTCGGTGTGACCATTCAGGATCTTGATGAGAACATGGCCAAGGCTCTGGGCCTCAAGAAGGTCGGCGGCGCGCTCATCGGCTCCGTCCTTCCCGACGAACCCGCCGACAAGGCCGGTCTGCGTGCGGGCGACGTGATCATCCGTGTGGGCGATCGTGATATCGACAGCGCCTCCGCCCTTACCCGCAGCGTGGCGAATCTCAAGCCCGATACCAAGGTCGACGTGGTCGCCCTGCGCGACGGCAAGGAAGTGAAGGTGACGGTGAAGCTCGGCGAACGCGCTTCCCACAGCACGGTTGCCAAGGATTCCGGCCAGAGCGAAGGCACGGAGCTCGGCGTGAGCGTGCAGCCCCTTACCCCCGATGACGCCCGTGCGCTCCAGCTTTCCGGCGATGTGAAGGGCCTTCTCGTGGTGGACGTGAAGAACGGAAGCGCCGCTGCCGAAGGCGGCCTGCGCCCCGGCGACGTGATTCTTTCCGCCAACCTCAAGCCCGTGACCCGCGTGGATGAGCTTTCCTCCATCGTCCGCAAGGAGGGCAAGGAACGCGGAGCCGTCATGCTTCAGATCAACCGTCGCGGCGATTCCTTCTTCGTCACGGTGACGCTGGACAAGAAATAA
- a CDS encoding FmdB family zinc ribbon protein, with product MPLYDFECKACRHTFEELAFDDDDVVRCPKCGSEDTARLVSAPSPLKTGAFPFKIGPRPAWMNDKRLNRNSPCHGNCSSCGSSTGGGAE from the coding sequence ATGCCGCTGTATGATTTTGAATGTAAGGCCTGCCGGCACACGTTTGAGGAGCTGGCTTTTGATGACGACGATGTGGTCCGCTGCCCGAAATGCGGCTCCGAAGATACGGCCCGCCTGGTTTCCGCGCCCAGCCCGCTGAAGACGGGGGCTTTCCCCTTCAAGATAGGGCCGAGGCCGGCATGGATGAACGACAAGAGGCTGAACCGCAACAGCCCCTGTCACGGCAACTGTTCCTCATGCGGGAGTTCCACCGGCGGCGGAGCTGAGTAG
- the tilS gene encoding tRNA lysidine(34) synthetase TilS, which translates to MLHPSLSLNELEAADARTVLSVVRFTERELNVPLQGARLLVALSGGADSTALLVMFCALRGRFHLSVAAAHLDHGLRAESGEEAEAARALCRELGVPFFSRREDVGEMARTWRCGVEEAGRRVRYAFLEECRVLFGAAWVLTAHHVGDLAEDMLMRLTRGAAWPGLGGMEAVVEEEKRRVLRPLLMLEKKDLAGMLLRLGVPWKEDASNQSRAWKRNRVRHDMIPLFLAENPQFYESVRRVWRCAQRDRRAWKAKAERVLEEAEGGIRLADGVLKTLDMAERMRAMAEALGRLGGQARADTLERMEEAWKKRLFPRRFSFAGGVKAELSGEGLFFYHAPGR; encoded by the coding sequence ATGCTGCATCCTTCCCTTTCCCTGAACGAGCTTGAAGCCGCGGACGCTCGCACGGTGCTTTCCGTCGTGCGTTTTACGGAGCGGGAACTCAACGTGCCGCTTCAGGGCGCTCGGCTTCTTGTCGCCCTTTCCGGCGGAGCGGATTCCACGGCTCTTCTGGTCATGTTCTGTGCGCTGCGCGGGCGCTTCCATCTCAGTGTCGCCGCCGCGCATCTTGACCACGGCCTCAGGGCGGAGAGCGGGGAAGAGGCGGAGGCGGCCCGTGCCCTTTGCCGGGAACTGGGAGTTCCTTTTTTCTCCCGGCGGGAAGACGTGGGAGAGATGGCCCGCACATGGCGCTGCGGTGTGGAGGAGGCCGGGCGCAGGGTGCGGTATGCCTTTCTGGAGGAATGCCGCGTACTCTTCGGCGCTGCATGGGTGCTTACGGCGCATCATGTGGGCGATCTGGCCGAAGACATGCTCATGCGCCTTACGCGCGGAGCGGCCTGGCCCGGACTCGGAGGAATGGAGGCCGTGGTGGAGGAAGAAAAGCGGCGCGTGCTCAGGCCGTTGCTCATGCTGGAGAAAAAAGATCTTGCCGGTATGCTGCTTCGTCTCGGCGTGCCGTGGAAGGAAGATGCCTCCAACCAGAGCCGTGCCTGGAAGCGCAACCGTGTGCGGCACGACATGATTCCCCTTTTTCTTGCCGAGAACCCGCAGTTTTATGAAAGCGTACGCCGCGTATGGCGCTGTGCGCAGCGGGACAGACGGGCCTGGAAGGCGAAGGCGGAACGTGTGCTGGAAGAAGCGGAAGGCGGCATCCGCCTTGCGGACGGCGTGCTGAAGACGCTTGATATGGCGGAGAGAATGCGAGCCATGGCCGAGGCGCTCGGCCGCCTGGGCGGGCAGGCAAGGGCGGATACGCTGGAAAGGATGGAGGAGGCATGGAAAAAACGGCTTTTTCCCCGGCGTTTTTCCTTTGCCGGAGGCGTGAAGGCCGAACTTTCCGGTGAGGGGCTGTTTTTTTACCATGCTCCGGGCCGGTGA
- the queF gene encoding preQ(1) synthase codes for MHDRSEDNLTQLGSPTRYRQDYAPEVLETFENRHPENDYWVRFNCPEFTSLCPITGQPDFAEIRIEYIPDVRMVESKSLKLYLFSFRNHGDFHEDCVNIIMKDLIRLMDPRYIEVTGIFTPRGGISIYPYCNYGRPGTKYEEMAHYRMMHHDI; via the coding sequence ATGCATGACAGAAGTGAAGACAATCTCACGCAGCTCGGTTCCCCCACGCGCTACCGGCAGGACTATGCACCGGAAGTCTTGGAAACCTTTGAGAACAGGCACCCGGAAAACGACTACTGGGTGCGCTTCAACTGCCCGGAGTTCACCAGCCTCTGCCCCATTACCGGGCAGCCGGATTTTGCGGAAATCCGTATCGAATACATTCCCGATGTGAGAATGGTGGAAAGCAAGAGCCTCAAGCTCTACCTTTTCAGTTTCCGCAATCACGGTGATTTTCATGAAGACTGCGTGAACATCATCATGAAGGATCTCATCCGCCTCATGGACCCCAGATATATTGAAGTGACGGGCATATTCACGCCCCGCGGCGGTATTTCCATCTATCCGTACTGCAACTACGGCCGTCCGGGGACGAAATACGAGGAAATGGCGCATTACCGCATGATGCATCACGATATCTGA
- the queC gene encoding 7-cyano-7-deazaguanine synthase QueC — protein sequence MGGALVVFSGGQDSTTCLFWARERFEQVRAVSFFYGQRHRLELDMARAIAEEAKVPWELQDVSFIFRIGKSSLTDTETAMDTDVPEGGFPNTFVPGRNLFFLSIAAVCAREHGMRDIVTGVSQTDFSGYPDCRDTFIRSLNVSLNLAMEEQFVIHTPLMWLDKSQTWELADRLGIFDLVRRRTLTCYNGIPGDGCGECPSCRLRRRGLERYLERRKRSGEGRVPSPEGENTHA from the coding sequence ATGGGCGGCGCGCTTGTCGTTTTCAGCGGCGGTCAGGATTCCACCACCTGCCTGTTCTGGGCGCGTGAACGTTTTGAACAGGTGCGGGCCGTAAGCTTTTTCTACGGTCAGAGGCACAGGCTGGAACTGGACATGGCCCGGGCCATTGCCGAAGAGGCGAAGGTTCCCTGGGAACTGCAGGATGTGAGCTTCATTTTCCGCATAGGAAAAAGTTCGCTGACGGATACGGAAACCGCCATGGACACGGATGTGCCGGAAGGGGGATTCCCCAATACCTTCGTTCCCGGGCGAAACCTGTTCTTCCTCAGCATCGCCGCCGTCTGTGCAAGGGAACACGGCATGAGGGACATCGTCACCGGCGTTTCCCAGACGGATTTTTCCGGCTATCCCGACTGCCGCGACACGTTCATCCGCTCGTTGAACGTGTCCCTCAATCTGGCCATGGAGGAGCAGTTCGTCATACATACGCCGCTCATGTGGCTCGACAAATCCCAGACCTGGGAACTGGCGGACCGGCTCGGTATTTTCGATCTGGTGCGCCGCCGCACGCTTACCTGCTACAACGGCATCCCCGGCGACGGCTGCGGCGAATGCCCCTCGTGCAGGCTGCGCCGCCGCGGGCTGGAGCGGTATCTTGAACGCAGAAAACGTTCCGGCGAGGGGCGCGTCCCTTCCCCGGAGGGAGAAAACACCCATGCATGA
- a CDS encoding queuosine precursor transporter: MKQYSFSATFMTLGIVFCTCLILSNLLAAKIFMLGSFALPAAVIIFPVSYIINDCIAEVWGFRRARFIIWTGFAMNFFVAALGQLAVLLPPAPFWDGAEHFNYLFGLAPRIAGASFLAFLAGSFLNAYVMSRMKVVSRGRYFSARAILSTLIGEGVDSLIFFPFAFAGIIPFSDMIPMMLAQTSLKTLYEILVLPVTIRVVNFIKRTEQTDVYDEGISYNILKVREMA, translated from the coding sequence ATGAAACAGTATTCCTTTTCTGCGACGTTCATGACCCTCGGCATCGTGTTCTGCACCTGCCTCATTCTTTCCAACCTTCTGGCCGCCAAGATCTTCATGCTGGGTTCCTTCGCTCTGCCTGCGGCCGTCATCATTTTTCCCGTTTCCTACATCATCAACGACTGCATCGCCGAAGTATGGGGCTTCCGCCGGGCGCGCTTCATCATCTGGACAGGCTTTGCCATGAACTTTTTCGTGGCGGCGCTCGGCCAGCTTGCCGTGCTGCTTCCTCCCGCGCCGTTCTGGGACGGAGCCGAACATTTCAATTATCTTTTCGGCCTTGCTCCGCGTATTGCGGGCGCGAGTTTCCTTGCCTTTCTGGCGGGTTCGTTCCTGAATGCCTATGTCATGAGCAGGATGAAGGTCGTCTCCCGCGGGCGTTATTTTTCGGCCCGCGCCATCCTTTCCACGCTGATCGGCGAGGGCGTGGATTCGCTCATCTTCTTCCCCTTCGCCTTTGCGGGCATCATTCCCTTTTCCGACATGATACCCATGATGCTGGCGCAGACTTCGCTGAAGACGCTTTATGAAATTCTCGTTCTGCCCGTGACCATCCGCGTGGTGAACTTCATCAAGCGCACGGAACAGACCGACGTGTACGACGAGGGTATTTCCTACAACATTCTGAAAGTGCGCGAGATGGCCTGA